Within the Staphylococcus warneri genome, the region AATATGAAAATAAAGTCCTAGTAAATCGCAAGATGCGTTTTATTAGGACTTTTAAATTTTAATGAATAAAATAAAAATAATATAGAATAGGATGGTCAAATGGGATATAATTTAGCTAAGTAAGTATAGCGGAGGAATTGAATAGACATGAAATGTCCAAATTGTGGTCAGAATTATCAACAAGAAGATCAATGTTGTAGTCATTGCGGTTACCAATTAACACGTCAAAATGACCATACAACAACTAGTACAACAGCATCTACAATGAAAGAGACTCAACATTATTCTACGAAAACTAACGGTAAAAATACGGGAAGTAGAAGGGATAAAGAAAACTTCAAACAAGACACAACATCAAATCGCACAAAGAGAAAGTTATCTACGCTAGGTGAAAACGATGCGCATTTTGAAGAAATTATGAAAGACAAAACGGCATCTTTTGAACATAAAATGAAGGATTTAAAAGACGAAAGTAAACAGTTTTTTAACCATGTATTTAAATTATCGGATCAAAACGATGTGATATATAGTTATCGATTATTAGTGACGTTAATGTGCGCTGGATTATTTTTAAGTACGTTATTAGTTATTATTTTATCATCTGATATATTTTTATTATTTCCAGAAAGTTCACCATTCAAAGCTATTTTTTACATGATAGTTATCATTCTAGGTAGTTTGGCTTTATCAGTGAATATTTTATATTGTATTGTGAAATATACTTTAACCACAGCGATAGAATTTCATAAAGTATTTTCAGATTATATCGTAATTAATACATTTTCAGTATTAGCATTATTGATGGGTCTAGTCTTAGGTATTTTATCTATCTTTAAATTAGCATTGATTATCATACTATTAGCATTTGTTCTATTATATATGATTTCCCCAACGTATATATTAGTAAAATATAGCGGTGTCTATCCTACAAAAATTGCGAGTATATATGGCATTATCATTTACCAATTTGTCATGATGGTAATGGTTTATTTATTAGGGCATATGATTATACAACAAATCATTAATGATTACCTGATGAAGTTGTTTGGTAGTGGTTTTAGTGGTTTATTGTAATAGATGCGATATGCCTATCAATTATAATCTAATTCAAAATTGTTCATTGTATCATTCAAAAGCGTCGAACAAAAAATATAATAATAATCATTTGCATCAAATACATGCTGCACGTAAATCGCATAGATACCGTTTTCGCAAGCCACGAAAACCATTGTTCCTGATTGTCTTTTTAGTGATGATCATGGTCGTTGCATTAGTAAGTTGGGTATACTATTTTAGATATGAAAATTCAGCTGATAAAAGAATTCAAGCATTTTCAGATACAATGAAATATAAGGATAAAGATCAATTAACCACATTAGTTACCTCAAATCATCAATCATTGACAGATGATGAAGCGTCAGCATATTTTTCTTTAATTCAAACAATGGGTGGCTCGGATAGATATATGAAACAAATCAGATCTGCCATCCGCCATCTAGATCAGAGTGAAGCTACATCGCAAGATATCAACATTGATGGTGTGACAATTTTAACAATTAAAAAGAAAACGCAATTATATGGTTATATCAAAGAATTTCAATTTGAAATACCACAATTTCGTTTTATATTAGATGCTAAAGATAATGGTAAATTGACATATCAATTAAATGACAAAAAGCATGAAATACGTTTAGTGAAAGGTCATATAGTGAGTCTTGAAGCAGTACCATTAGGTGAATATAAATTAAAAGCAACTAAAAAAGTGGGTAATCGTACCTATGATGGCGAAATCATATTAAATTTAAAGCAGTACGGCACAATGGCTAAAGAAGATTTTAGTGAAAAGCGATTTAAAGTAACAACTAAAAATAGTT harbors:
- a CDS encoding zinc ribbon domain-containing protein → MKCPNCGQNYQQEDQCCSHCGYQLTRQNDHTTTSTTASTMKETQHYSTKTNGKNTGSRRDKENFKQDTTSNRTKRKLSTLGENDAHFEEIMKDKTASFEHKMKDLKDESKQFFNHVFKLSDQNDVIYSYRLLVTLMCAGLFLSTLLVIILSSDIFLLFPESSPFKAIFYMIVIILGSLALSVNILYCIVKYTLTTAIEFHKVFSDYIVINTFSVLALLMGLVLGILSIFKLALIIILLAFVLLYMISPTYILVKYSGVYPTKIASIYGIIIYQFVMMVMVYLLGHMIIQQIINDYLMKLFGSGFSGLL
- a CDS encoding TcaA second domain-containing protein yields the protein MVVALVSWVYYFRYENSADKRIQAFSDTMKYKDKDQLTTLVTSNHQSLTDDEASAYFSLIQTMGGSDRYMKQIRSAIRHLDQSEATSQDINIDGVTILTIKKKTQLYGYIKEFQFEIPQFRFILDAKDNGKLTYQLNDKKHEIRLVKGHIVSLEAVPLGEYKLKATKKVGNRTYDGEIILNLKQYGTMAKEDFSEKRFKVTTKNSYMFKKVELVLNDKQMGRVKDYITYGPYSGEEDLLVYGLGYIGNQSFKSNEVNVPSINSDESPVNVVLKFNESEVFNQTRNKDNHGMTKN